Genomic DNA from Deinococcus malanensis:
CCGACTTCGGTGCGGACCCTGGCGGTTTTTTACAACAAAGACCTTCTCAAGGCCTCAGGAGTGCTGACTCCCCCGCGCACCTGGGAAGACTTTATTGCCGCGTCGAAAAAGATCGTGAAAGGCTCACCGCCACGCTTCACCCAGCTGGGATTCGGGATTCAGCCTGACGGACAGGACTTCCACATGGTGCGGGAAGTGCTTGTCCGGCAGTTCGGCGGAACGCCGTACAGTGACGGCGGGAAGAACGTGAACTACGACAGCCCGGCCGGCCTGAAAGCGATGACCTTCTACACGGAGCTGTTTACCAAGCACAAGCTCGGAACGCCCAACTTTTTTCCCGGCAACAACAGCTACCGCGACGCGTTTATTGCCGGGAAGGTCGGCATGATCATCGATGGGTCGTTCGCTGTGGCCACGATCAGCAAGGGTGCCAAGTTCAACTGGGGCGTGATGCCGCTGCCAACCTTCAAGAACAGCAATGTGCGCGGGAACTTCGGCTCGTACTGGGTGAACGGCATTACCAAGAACGCCAAGGGAGAGAAACTCGAGGCGGCCGTGAAGTTCATCAAGTTCCTGACCAGCGCAGAAACGCAGCAGACCTGGCTGCGCAGCGTCGGTGAGATTCCCGCCAGCAAGAAGCTGGTGAACGACCCGGCGCTTCGCAAGGACCCGGTGTACGGGCCCTTCGTTTACGCGCTGCCCTTTGCTTCCTCGACCCTGTTCGTCGATGAGGCGGGCCAGCGCAAGGCCTGGGTCGATGCCATCAATACAGTGCTGTTGCAGGGTGGCACGCCTGCCAACGCCGTGAAGAGGGCAGCCGCAGAAGAACAGAAGATCCTGGATGGACATTACAAGTAAAGCGGTGCCGCGGGCGGTCACGCCCGCCCGCGGCTCCCTCAAACGACATCAGACCCGCACCGCATACCTGTTCCTCGGAATACCACTGCTCTTTTTCCTGATCGTGCGCTTTCTGCCGACGTTCATGGCACTGCAGATGAGTCTGTTCGACTGGAATATCCTGAAAGAACAGCAGCCCTTCGTGGCGTTCGAGAATTATGAGCGGCTGGCCAGCGACGAGAAGTTTCTGACTGCCCTGAGAAACACAGCGCTGTACACCGTGATTGGCGTCCCGGCCCAGATTGCCCTGGGTCTTGCGCTGGCACTGATGCTCAGCCGCATTACCGCTTTTCGGGGACTGTACCGTGCCCTGTACTTCGCTCCCTTCGTGACGCCGATCGTGGCGGCGGCCTGGGTCTGGCAGTGGCTGTTCAGCCCGCAGTTCGGACCGGTCAACACGGTGTTGATGTGGCTGCACATTCCCCCGCAGCAGTTCCTGACGTCGCCTTCGCAGGCGCTGGCCACCACCGCCGGGCTCGTGGTCTGGCAGAATCTCGGCTTTCAGATCGTGCTGTTCCTGGCCGGGCTGGCGGCCATCCCCCGCACGTACTACGAGGCGGCCGAGATTGACGGGGCGACCGGGCTGCAGGCTTTCCGGGGAATCACCCTCCCGCTTCTGAACCCCACCATCGTTTTTAGCGTGGTGACCGGCACCATTTCCTATCTGCAACTCTTTACCCAGGTGGTCAACCTCAACTTCACGGACCAGGGCGGACCGCTGGGCAGCACCATGACGGTGGCGCTGTACATCTACCAGATGGCGTTCGGCCGGTTCGAGATGGGGTATGCGTCTGCCGTCACGGTTGTGCTGTTCGCGCTGATCCTGCTGATTACTGTCATCCAGCTGAAGTTCCTGACGCGGAGGTACGACGTATGACCCTGGCCGCTGCGCCACGCCGCAAGCCTGACCTCAAGACGGGGCTGGCCTACGCCGCCCTCACCGTGGGTATCGTCATTACACTCTTCCCGTTCGTCTGGATGCTCCTCACGAGCCTCAAAAGTTTTCAGGAACTGTTCAACCTGACGTTTCTGCCTTCTCAGCCCACCATCGACAATTACCGGCAGGTACTGACCGAGACAAAATTCCTGATCTGGTTCGCCAACAGTCTGCTGATCGCCGCCATCACCACTGTGAGCGTGCTGTTCTTCGATTCGCTGGTCGGCTATACCCTGGCCAAATTCGACTTTCCGGGCAAGCACCTGATCTTCCTGCTGATTCTCTCGACCCTGATGATTCCCACGGAAATGCTGGTGATCCCCTGGTTCGTCGGCGTGAGCGACCTTGAACTGACAAAGAGCGTACCGGGAGCGTACTTCGCCATCATGTTCCCCGGTCTGATCAGCGCGTTCGGGGTCTTTCTGATGCGGCAGTTCTTCGAGAGCCTCCCTACCGATCTGATCGAAGCGGCGCGCATCGACGGCATGAGTGAATTCGGCATCTTTACCCGGATTGCCATGCCGCTGGTGAAACCCGCCCTGGCCAGCCTGGCCATCTTCACTTTCCTGGGCAACTGGAATGCCTTTTTGTGGCCGCTGATTGTCATCCAGCAACCCCAGTTCAGGACGCTGCCGGTTGGTACGGCCCTTTTCAACGGGGAGGCCGGTACGCAGTGGGGTCTGATCATGGCGGCCAGCAGCCTGGCTGTTATTCCGGTGCTGATTGTCTTTTCCATCTTTCAGAAGCAGATCATCGACGGCATTGTCCTTACTGGGCTCAAAGGGTAAGGCATGCAGGCATCGCTTCTGGCTGTCTTTGCCCATCCCGACGATGAAGTGCTGCGGTGCGGCGGAACCCTCGCCAGGTACGCTTCGCAGGGCGCAGATGTCACCCTGATCTGCCTGACGCGCGGCGAGGCTGGGAAAAATACGGATCCCTCGTTGCAGGTCACGGACCTCGCCGCCCAGCGCGAACAGGAACTGCGGAACTCTTGCGCGCATCTTGGCGTGGCACCTCCCATCTTTCTCGGGTACCGTGACAGCTGCCGCGGCGACCGGCTCCGGAGGGATGACCCCCTCGCGACCATCAATGTCGACCCTTTAGAGATCGAGGCGCGGATTCTGGAAGTCATTGACCTGGTGCGGCCCCAGGT
This window encodes:
- a CDS encoding carbohydrate ABC transporter permease; amino-acid sequence: MTLAAAPRRKPDLKTGLAYAALTVGIVITLFPFVWMLLTSLKSFQELFNLTFLPSQPTIDNYRQVLTETKFLIWFANSLLIAAITTVSVLFFDSLVGYTLAKFDFPGKHLIFLLILSTLMIPTEMLVIPWFVGVSDLELTKSVPGAYFAIMFPGLISAFGVFLMRQFFESLPTDLIEAARIDGMSEFGIFTRIAMPLVKPALASLAIFTFLGNWNAFLWPLIVIQQPQFRTLPVGTALFNGEAGTQWGLIMAASSLAVIPVLIVFSIFQKQIIDGIVLTGLKG
- a CDS encoding carbohydrate ABC transporter permease yields the protein MDITSKAVPRAVTPARGSLKRHQTRTAYLFLGIPLLFFLIVRFLPTFMALQMSLFDWNILKEQQPFVAFENYERLASDEKFLTALRNTALYTVIGVPAQIALGLALALMLSRITAFRGLYRALYFAPFVTPIVAAAWVWQWLFSPQFGPVNTVLMWLHIPPQQFLTSPSQALATTAGLVVWQNLGFQIVLFLAGLAAIPRTYYEAAEIDGATGLQAFRGITLPLLNPTIVFSVVTGTISYLQLFTQVVNLNFTDQGGPLGSTMTVALYIYQMAFGRFEMGYASAVTVVLFALILLITVIQLKFLTRRYDV
- a CDS encoding extracellular solute-binding protein, translated to MKKLLTLALALSVTASAAPVTLTYWQYDFASKVSTMNELIKKFEAQNPDIKIKQETFPYDAYNQKVASSVPAGQGPDVVNLFYGWLPQYVDSGYLQPLPEKEFPTRSIESTYVPMIKTSKMNGRYYALPTSVRTLAVFYNKDLLKASGVLTPPRTWEDFIAASKKIVKGSPPRFTQLGFGIQPDGQDFHMVREVLVRQFGGTPYSDGGKNVNYDSPAGLKAMTFYTELFTKHKLGTPNFFPGNNSYRDAFIAGKVGMIIDGSFAVATISKGAKFNWGVMPLPTFKNSNVRGNFGSYWVNGITKNAKGEKLEAAVKFIKFLTSAETQQTWLRSVGEIPASKKLVNDPALRKDPVYGPFVYALPFASSTLFVDEAGQRKAWVDAINTVLLQGGTPANAVKRAAAEEQKILDGHYK